One segment of Drosophila mauritiana strain mau12 chromosome 3R, ASM438214v1, whole genome shotgun sequence DNA contains the following:
- the LOC117143056 gene encoding spermidine synthase isoform X1: MDSLNNGWFSELQADLWPGQSFSLKVKEVIHKEKSRFQDIQIVETETYGRCLILDGIIQCTARDEFSYQEMISFLPLCAHPNPKKVLIVGGGDGGVAREVVKHPLVEEVHQVEIDDRVVELSKQYLPAMACGFANEKLKLTIGDGFDYMKKHKNEFDVIITDSSDPIGPAVSLFQESYYELMKHALKEDGIVCSQGGSFWLDLDYIKKTMSGCKEHFAKVAYAVTSVPSYPCGHIGFVMGSLNKNQDFATPKLGKSEIDAIDLRYYSSEVHSAAFALPRWVQKHFYE; encoded by the exons ATGGATTCCCTTAACAACGGTTGGTTCAGCGAACTGCAGGCCGATCTCTGGCCCGGTCAGTCATTCTCCCTGAAAGTCAAGGAGGTCATCCACAAGGAGAAGTCCCGCTTCCAGGACATCCAGATCGTTGAAAC CGAAACCTATGGACGGTGCCTGATTCTGGACGGAATCATCCAGTGCACGGCCAGGGATGAGTTCTCGTACCAGGAGATGATATCCTTCCTGCCGCTCTGCGCCCATCCCAATCCCAAGAAGGTCCTGATCGTGGGCGGTGGCGATGGCGGCGTTGCTCGCGAGGTGGTAAAGCATCCACTGGTCGAGGAAGTGCATCAGGTGGAAATCGACGACCGTGTCGTCGAGCTGTCCAAACAATATCTCCCGGCGATGGCCTGTGGCTTCGCCAACGAGAAGTTGAAGCTGACCATTGGCGATGGATTCGACTATATGAAGAAACACAAGAACGAATTTGATGTCATCATCACCGACAGCTCGGATCCCATTGGTCCGGCAGTGAGCCTGTTCCAGGAGAGCTACTACGAGCTAATGAAACACGCGCTGAAGGAAGACGGAATCGTGTGCTCCCAGGGCGGTAGCTTCTGGCTGGACCTGGACTACATCAAGAAGACCATGTCCGGCTGCAAGGAGCACTTTGCTAAGGTGGCCTATGCCGTTACCTCCGTTCCGTCCTATCCCTGCGGCCACATTGGCTTCGTCATGGGCTCCCTGAACAAAAACCAGGATTTCGCTACTCCCAAGCTCGGAAAGTCCGAAATCGATGCCATAGACCTAAGGTACTACTCCTCCGAGGTTCACTCCGCCGCCTTTGCCTTGCCTCGATGGGTGCAGAAGCACTTTTACGAATGA
- the LOC117143054 gene encoding polycomb protein Scm: MSGGRDSSNSSGSNSAAAGASTNATSSASASSTSTSASPGSTTSPASTQRQRGRPAKRATCTWCGEGKLPLQYVLPTQTGKKEFCSETCIAEFRKAYSKGACTQCDNVIRDGAPNKEFCSIMCMNKHQKKNCSTRHSSGSASSKGLAENERKLLASGAPAPTGPFQYESFHVFDWDAYLEETGSEAAPAKCFKQAQNPPNNDFKIGMKLEALDPRNVTSTCIATVVGVLGSRLRLRLDGSDSQNDFWRLVDSTEIHAIGHCEKNGGMLQPPLGFRMNASSWPGYLCKILNNAMVAPEEIFQPEPHSPEENLFKVGQKLEAVDKKNPQLICCATVDAIKDDQIHVTFDGWRGAFDYWCNYRSRDIFPAGWCARSCHPMQPPGHKSRMDSSSSKQRCPRPRYTVVAESEAMVPASPATAHFHPNCKGGPFINNSKLPCMVTGPTYQTLAKLCLQEVLAASTDTQQLSKLLFALEGDVHIVTAAGKNFTVKIPSPMRMKDDESLAQFIETLCTTCRACANLISLVHETEECKKCANSRKRQLTQSATPPSSPVLADKRNRQSNSATTSPSEKNIKQEVGAKSPVESKSKNSTNNGKEPASQQNSNHSLNNNNNSASKSSNKVVIKSEPNGANAQTSSTTQALRKVRFQHHANTNTNSSATNGNQETSQTTHVSTSHCSSSSTSSSTSLAGGSANTSTIGKYLAPLVAEVHPEQANVKPSNSYYKSPTTLSSSASLPTSVSTPFTGCHSASSTALAAGGVTAAKAATAPAGAAATAGASPSYTAITSPVSTPTSALANSHLRSQPIDWTIEEVIQYIESNDNSLAVHGDLFRKHEIDGKALLLLNSEMMMKYMGLKLGPALKICNLVNKVNGRRNNLAL; encoded by the exons ATGTCAGGCGGGCGTGatagcagcaacagcagcgggaGCAATTCTGCTGCCGCAGGGGCCAGTACGAATGCCACCTCCTCCGCATCCGCCtcctccacatccacatccgcctCCCCTGGAAGCACAACATCGCCCGCGTCCACGCAACGTCAACGGGGAAGACCGGCCAAACGAGCCACATGCACCTGGTGCGGCGAGGGCAAGCTACCGCTGCAGTACGTCCTGCCCACGCAGACCGGCAAGAAGGAGTTCTGCTCGGAAACATGCATTGCCGAGTTCCGCAAGGCGTACAGCAAAGGGGCGTGCACCCAGTGCGACAACGTCATCCGCGATGGGGCGCCCAACAAGGAGTTCTGCTCGATCATGTGCATGAACAAGCACCAGAAGAAGAACTGCTCAACCAGGCACAGCAGCGGATCGGCATCGAGCAAGGGTTTGGCGGAAAACGAGCGCAAGTTGCTGGCCAGTGGAGCGCCCGCACCAACGGGGCCCTTTCAATACGAGAGCTTTCACGTCTTCGACTGGGATGCCTATCTAGAG GAAACGGGTAGCGAAGCTGCTCCTGCAAAATGTTTCAAACAGGCTCAGAATCCTCCcaataatgattttaaaatCGGAATGAAGCTGGAGGCTTTGGATCCGCGAAACGTCACTTCCACCTGCATTGCCACCGTGGTCGGAGTGCTTGGCTCCAGACTGCGGCTACGCCTGGATGGAAGTGACTCCCAGAATGATTTTTGGCGGCTGGTCGATTCCACGGAGATCCATGCCATTGGACACTGTGAAAAGAACGGTGGCATGCTGCAGCCGCCTCTGGGATTCCGCATGAACGCATCCAGCTGGCCCGGCTATCTGTGCAAGATCCTCAACAATGCCATGGTGGCGCCAGAGGAGATCTTTCAGCCAGAGCCGCATTCGCCAGAGGAAAACCTGTTCAAGGTGGGCCAGAAACTCGAGGCTGTCGACAAGAAGAACCCGCAACTCATCTGCTGTGCAACAGTAGATGCAATCAAGGATGATCAGATCCATGTAACATTCGATGGTTGGCGAGGCGCATTCGACTACTGGTGCAATTACCGATCGCGTGACATTTTTCCCGCCGGCTGGTGCGCTAGAAGTTGCCATCCCATGCAGCCACCGGGCCATAAATCGCGCATGGACTCCAGCTCTAGCAAACAGCGATGCCCTCGACCACGCTACACTGTTGTAGCTGAGTCCGAGGCTATGGTTCCCGCTTCCCCTGCCACAGCCCACTTCCATCCGAACTGCAAGGGCGGTCCGTTCATCAACAATTCCAAACTGCCCTGCATGGTGACGGGACCCACTTACCAAACACTGGCCAAGCTTTGCCTGCAGGAGGTTTTAGCTGCCAGCACGGATACGCAACAGCTCTCAAAGTTGCTGTTTGCCCTGGAAGGTGATGTTCACATCGTGACGGCAGCGGGGAAAAATTTCACA GTAAAAATACCATCGCCAATGAGAATGAAGGATGACGAAAGCCTGGCCCAATTCATCGAAACGCTGTGCACTACATGCCGGGCATGTGCGAATCTCATTTCCTTGGTCCACGAGACGGAGGAGTGCAAGAAGTGCGCGAATAGTCGGAAGCGTCAACTGACTCAGTCAGCCACACCGCCTTCCTCACCAGTGCTCGCCGACAAGCGAAACCGTCAGTCCAACTCGGCAACGACATCACCGTCTGAAAAGAATATCAAGCAGGAAGTGGGTGCCAAATCGCCAGTAGAGTCCAAGTCGAAAAATTCGACGAACAATGGCAAGGAGCCAGCAAGCCAGCAAAACAGCAACCACAGTctcaacaataacaacaacagtgCCAGCAAGTCCAGCAACAAGGTGGTCATAAAATCAGAGCCCAACGGAGCGAACGCGCAGACTTCCTCCACAACGCAGGCTCTGCGCAAAGTACGCTTCCAACACCACGCAAACACGAATACGAATAGCTCTGCGACAAACGGAAACCAGGAAACGAGCCAGACCACGCACGTATCTACCAGCCATTGCAGCAGCTCGTCAACATCGTCCAGCACAAGCCTTGCCGGAGGATCGGCGAACACCAGCACAATTGGCAAATACCTGGCGCCTCTGGTGGCGGAAGTTCATCCGGAGCAGGCCAATGTCAAGCCCTCGAATAGCTACTACAAGAGTCCGACGACGCTCTCGTCAAGCGCATCGTTGCCGACATCCGTGTCCACGCCGTTCACGGGCTGCCATTCAGCCTCGTCCACTGCACTGGCTGCAGGTGGAGTTACAGCGGCTAAGGCGGCCACCGCGCCGGCTGGAGCAGCGGCAACTGCGGGAGCTTCTCCGAGCTACACCGCGATTACCTCACCCGTGAGCACACCCACGTCTGCTTTGGCAAACTCACATTTGCGATCGCAGCCGATCGACTGGACCATCGAAGAGGTGATCCAGTACATCGAGAGCAACGACAACTCCCTCGCAGTTCATGGTGATCTCTTCCGAAAGCAC GAAATCGATGGAAAAGCTTTATTATTGCTAAATTCAGAGATGATGATGAAGTACATGGGCCTGAAGCTAGGACCAGCCTTAAAAATCTGCAATTTAGTCAATAAGGTCAATGGTCGTCGAAATAATCTGGCACtctaa
- the LOC117143056 gene encoding spermidine synthase isoform X2: MISFLPLCAHPNPKKVLIVGGGDGGVAREVVKHPLVEEVHQVEIDDRVVELSKQYLPAMACGFANEKLKLTIGDGFDYMKKHKNEFDVIITDSSDPIGPAVSLFQESYYELMKHALKEDGIVCSQGGSFWLDLDYIKKTMSGCKEHFAKVAYAVTSVPSYPCGHIGFVMGSLNKNQDFATPKLGKSEIDAIDLRYYSSEVHSAAFALPRWVQKHFYE, translated from the coding sequence ATGATATCCTTCCTGCCGCTCTGCGCCCATCCCAATCCCAAGAAGGTCCTGATCGTGGGCGGTGGCGATGGCGGCGTTGCTCGCGAGGTGGTAAAGCATCCACTGGTCGAGGAAGTGCATCAGGTGGAAATCGACGACCGTGTCGTCGAGCTGTCCAAACAATATCTCCCGGCGATGGCCTGTGGCTTCGCCAACGAGAAGTTGAAGCTGACCATTGGCGATGGATTCGACTATATGAAGAAACACAAGAACGAATTTGATGTCATCATCACCGACAGCTCGGATCCCATTGGTCCGGCAGTGAGCCTGTTCCAGGAGAGCTACTACGAGCTAATGAAACACGCGCTGAAGGAAGACGGAATCGTGTGCTCCCAGGGCGGTAGCTTCTGGCTGGACCTGGACTACATCAAGAAGACCATGTCCGGCTGCAAGGAGCACTTTGCTAAGGTGGCCTATGCCGTTACCTCCGTTCCGTCCTATCCCTGCGGCCACATTGGCTTCGTCATGGGCTCCCTGAACAAAAACCAGGATTTCGCTACTCCCAAGCTCGGAAAGTCCGAAATCGATGCCATAGACCTAAGGTACTACTCCTCCGAGGTTCACTCCGCCGCCTTTGCCTTGCCTCGATGGGTGCAGAAGCACTTTTACGAATGA